The proteins below come from a single Thalassotalea ponticola genomic window:
- a CDS encoding cytochrome c family protein, which translates to MNSVSIGLLSLLCIVCGVVHANTLNDELIKQGKQQVIVCQSCHQLNEDGQNNVGPPLWGLAHRDIASAKGFQYSDALDQLSGNWTAERLDQFLQSPQQYAPGTNMLFPGIKDTGSRAAIIAWLGRNNDPPVNWLTGNPSNKTTSVGDGILAADENMPLVASVCSSCHSLHLVTQQGLSRESWQETLQWMIDEQGMQPLSDENNKAVLDYLSTYYGL; encoded by the coding sequence ATGAACAGTGTTTCGATAGGTTTACTAAGCCTACTCTGCATTGTGTGTGGTGTTGTTCATGCAAATACTTTAAACGATGAACTTATTAAACAAGGTAAGCAACAAGTTATCGTTTGCCAAAGTTGTCATCAACTCAATGAAGATGGGCAAAATAACGTAGGGCCTCCACTTTGGGGGTTAGCGCATCGAGATATTGCAAGTGCCAAAGGCTTTCAGTACAGTGATGCGCTAGATCAATTAAGTGGAAATTGGACAGCAGAGCGACTCGACCAATTTCTACAGTCTCCACAACAATATGCACCGGGTACCAATATGCTATTTCCCGGTATAAAAGATACTGGTAGCAGAGCAGCGATTATTGCCTGGCTAGGTCGTAACAATGATCCGCCAGTAAACTGGCTTACTGGTAATCCAAGTAATAAGACAACGTCGGTCGGAGATGGTATTTTAGCAGCTGATGAAAATATGCCACTTGTTGCTTCTGTCTGCTCGTCCTGTCATTCGCTACACTTGGTCACTCAACAAGGGTTGAGTAGAGAGAGTTGGCAAGAAACACTGCAGTGGATGATAGATGAACAGGGCATGCAACCTTTAAGCGATGAGAATAACAAAGCGGTGTTAGATTACTTATCGACGTATTATGGTCTCTAG